A single window of Pseudarthrobacter psychrotolerans DNA harbors:
- a CDS encoding alpha/beta fold hydrolase, translated as MTDRRTEFHTNEPAARREAALSVLAATGKTRGVALILHGGKAYSYEPVEGRHLSPLRMVTFARHLHRAGKDHGLAVWSLRNSVRGWNGPDRSALQDARWALQQISAQHPGVPVYLVGHSMGGLTAVSAADDPQVDAVVALAPWLSPETPASPLTGRKVLIAHGTGDHMTSPSQSLTFARRATGVAASMEYVSLRGAGHFMVRRGRLWHALATGFVMKAFAERTGLTHPAARSLAELLPGSSAEVTL; from the coding sequence GTGACGGACCGCAGGACTGAATTCCACACCAACGAGCCTGCAGCGAGGCGGGAGGCGGCACTCAGTGTGCTGGCGGCCACCGGAAAAACCCGGGGCGTGGCACTGATCCTGCACGGGGGCAAGGCATATAGCTATGAGCCCGTGGAGGGCCGCCACCTCAGCCCGCTGCGCATGGTCACGTTCGCCCGCCACCTGCACCGTGCCGGGAAAGACCACGGACTGGCGGTGTGGTCCCTTCGGAACAGCGTGCGTGGCTGGAACGGGCCGGACAGGTCCGCGCTGCAGGATGCCCGTTGGGCCCTTCAGCAAATCAGCGCGCAGCACCCTGGAGTTCCCGTGTATCTGGTGGGGCACTCCATGGGCGGCCTCACCGCTGTGAGCGCCGCGGACGATCCGCAGGTGGACGCCGTGGTGGCGCTCGCCCCGTGGCTCAGTCCTGAGACTCCCGCCAGCCCGCTCACCGGGCGCAAGGTCCTGATTGCCCACGGCACTGGAGACCATATGACCAGCCCGTCCCAGTCCTTGACGTTTGCGCGCCGTGCCACCGGTGTGGCTGCGTCCATGGAGTATGTTTCGCTGCGCGGTGCCGGGCATTTTATGGTCCGCCGCGGCCGGCTTTGGCACGCGTTGGCCACGGGTTTCGTGATGAAGGCTTTCGCCGAGCGCACCGGCCTCACGCACCCGGCCGCGCGCTCGCTGGCAGAGTTGCTGCCCGGGTCCTCCGCCGAGGTGACCCTGTGA
- a CDS encoding glycine--tRNA ligase produces MAAKSVLDQVISLSKRRGFVFQAGEIYGGSRSAWDYGPLGAELKENIKRQWWQSMVRGREDVVGLDSSVILPRQVWEASGHVDVFSDPLVECLSCHKRYRADHLEEEYEEKKGRPAENGLKDIACVNCGTRGEWTEPQEFSGLLKTFLGPVASEEGMHYLRPETAQGIFVNFSNVLTTSRKKPPFGIGQIGKSFRNEITPGNFIFRTREFEQMEMEFFVEPGTDEEWHQYWMKERMSWYTGLGIREENLRFFEHPLEKLSHYSKGTTDIEYRFGFQGSEWGELEGIANRTDFDLSTHSKASGQDLSYFNQATNERYTPYVIEPAAGLTRSFMAFLVDAYTEDEAPNAKGGVDVRTVLRLDPRLAPVKAAVLPLSRNEDLSPKAKDLGAQLRKNWNIDFDDAGAIGRRYRRQDEIGTPFCITVDFDTLEDQAVTIRERDTMSQERVSLDKVEGYLAARLIGA; encoded by the coding sequence ATGGCAGCAAAATCCGTACTCGACCAGGTCATTTCCCTTTCCAAGCGAAGGGGTTTTGTGTTCCAGGCCGGTGAAATCTACGGAGGCTCCCGTTCTGCCTGGGACTACGGACCCCTGGGTGCCGAGCTGAAGGAAAACATCAAGCGCCAGTGGTGGCAGTCCATGGTCCGCGGCCGCGAGGACGTGGTGGGCCTGGATTCCTCGGTCATCCTGCCCCGCCAGGTATGGGAAGCTTCCGGCCACGTTGACGTCTTCTCGGACCCGCTCGTTGAATGCCTTTCCTGCCACAAGCGCTACCGTGCGGACCACCTCGAGGAAGAGTACGAGGAAAAGAAGGGCCGCCCCGCCGAGAACGGCCTGAAGGACATTGCCTGCGTCAACTGCGGCACCCGCGGCGAATGGACCGAACCCCAGGAATTCTCCGGCCTGCTCAAGACCTTCCTCGGCCCGGTGGCCAGCGAGGAAGGCATGCACTACCTGCGCCCGGAAACGGCCCAGGGCATTTTTGTGAACTTCAGCAACGTCCTCACCACGTCCCGCAAGAAGCCGCCGTTCGGCATCGGCCAGATCGGCAAGTCCTTCCGCAACGAGATCACACCCGGCAACTTCATCTTCCGCACCCGTGAATTCGAGCAGATGGAAATGGAGTTCTTCGTTGAGCCCGGCACGGACGAAGAGTGGCACCAGTACTGGATGAAAGAGCGCATGTCCTGGTACACCGGCCTGGGCATCCGGGAAGAGAACCTGCGCTTCTTCGAACACCCGTTGGAAAAGCTGAGCCACTACTCCAAGGGCACCACCGACATCGAATACCGTTTCGGCTTCCAGGGCTCGGAATGGGGGGAGCTCGAAGGCATCGCCAACCGCACGGACTTCGACCTCTCCACGCACTCCAAGGCTTCCGGCCAGGACCTGAGCTACTTCAACCAGGCCACCAACGAGCGCTACACCCCGTACGTGATCGAGCCGGCCGCGGGCCTGACCCGTTCCTTCATGGCGTTCCTGGTGGACGCGTACACCGAAGACGAGGCACCCAACGCCAAGGGCGGCGTCGATGTCCGTACCGTCCTCCGCCTTGACCCGCGCCTGGCTCCCGTCAAGGCCGCGGTGCTGCCGCTGAGCCGCAACGAGGACCTCTCGCCGAAGGCCAAGGACTTGGGCGCGCAGCTGCGCAAGAACTGGAACATCGACTTCGACGACGCCGGCGCGATCGGCCGCCGCTACCGCCGCCAGGATGAGATCGGCACCCCGTTCTGCATCACCGTGGACTTCGACACCCTTGAGGACCAGGCCGTGACCATCCGCGAACGCGACACCATGAGCCAGGAACGCGTCTCGCTGGACAAGGTGGAAGGCTACCTGGCCGCCCGCCTGATCGGCGCCTGA
- a CDS encoding GNAT family N-acetyltransferase, with protein sequence MAIEYREWLEGDDLTLLEVWGGPETEQARQFRGALAVSSAGTDGTPWRRCIVAEDVIDGIGIPVAAGVVYEASLHPERLWTYLEVARDHRRAGIGATLLTMLRREAEQAPSGVTRLRAKVQPGTAGAAFVEAFGLAPIQRSRLVVVEPGALKLPVFPAKNDAGGLANDENAGSDVVMDLATGSVELTDVVGRYYTSIHGWDSPGVLSVGQVQKLFLDDLSGAHGALVLRAEPGSAFGAGVSPSKKGRIRAFAVSYAEAAQDPTADASAQGAKATDVFVGHEPALEADDAAAAVRDLLSLLAYQHPVMLELDDSMAALRAAVEPLLESGKARQAGAETLVVSD encoded by the coding sequence ATGGCCATCGAATACCGCGAATGGCTTGAGGGCGATGACCTGACTCTGCTGGAAGTCTGGGGCGGCCCGGAGACCGAACAGGCCAGGCAGTTCCGCGGTGCCCTGGCCGTCTCCTCGGCCGGCACGGACGGCACGCCGTGGCGTCGCTGCATCGTGGCCGAGGACGTCATTGACGGCATCGGCATTCCGGTGGCGGCGGGCGTGGTCTATGAAGCCTCGCTGCACCCGGAACGGCTGTGGACCTACCTCGAGGTGGCGCGCGATCACCGCCGCGCCGGCATCGGTGCCACGCTCCTGACCATGCTGCGCCGCGAAGCCGAGCAGGCGCCGTCGGGCGTTACCAGGCTGCGCGCGAAGGTGCAGCCGGGCACTGCCGGGGCCGCGTTCGTCGAGGCGTTCGGGCTCGCGCCCATCCAGCGTTCCCGGCTGGTGGTGGTGGAGCCGGGCGCCCTGAAGCTGCCCGTGTTCCCCGCGAAGAACGACGCCGGCGGGCTGGCCAACGACGAAAACGCCGGTTCCGACGTTGTGATGGACCTCGCTACCGGTTCAGTCGAGCTGACCGACGTCGTCGGGCGGTACTACACGTCCATCCACGGCTGGGATTCGCCGGGCGTGCTGTCGGTGGGGCAGGTGCAGAAGCTGTTCCTGGATGATCTCAGCGGCGCCCACGGTGCGCTTGTGCTGCGCGCCGAGCCGGGATCAGCCTTTGGCGCCGGGGTTTCCCCCAGCAAGAAGGGCCGGATCCGCGCCTTTGCAGTCAGCTATGCGGAGGCGGCACAGGACCCGACGGCGGACGCATCGGCCCAGGGCGCGAAGGCCACGGATGTTTTTGTGGGCCACGAACCTGCGCTGGAAGCGGACGATGCCGCAGCCGCGGTCCGTGACCTGCTCTCGCTCCTGGCGTACCAGCACCCGGTCATGCTGGAACTGGACGATTCGATGGCAGCGCTGCGCGCCGCCGTCGAGCCCTTGCTGGAATCCGGCAAGGCGCGCCAGGCCGGCGCCGAAACGCTGGTCGTCTCGGACTGA
- a CDS encoding BBE domain-containing protein → MVTADGKFLTASKDRNEDLFWALRGGGGNFGVVTSLEYKLHPVDMVHVGIVIFGAEHTETVARFYRDYMDSAPEEFGAFLGFHQGPPVPFLPEEWHGKPVCVVVGMWTGDMAEGASRWQPFLDIAPVAGSLVTPMPYPALNVAFDGLNPKGLQGYWKANFLRELNDGAIGAHAEFGATVTSVNTAVHVYPIDGAVARVGVAETAFANRGMKYSPVIAAQWMDPADNEANIAWARGYAEALRPYSAAGGYVNFMDAEDQGRVAENYGTNYERLVAVKGKYDPGNLFHVNQNIKPA, encoded by the coding sequence GTGGTCACGGCCGACGGCAAGTTCCTGACAGCTAGCAAGGACCGGAACGAAGACCTGTTTTGGGCCTTGCGGGGAGGCGGCGGGAACTTCGGCGTGGTGACCTCGCTGGAATACAAGCTTCACCCAGTGGACATGGTCCATGTGGGCATCGTCATTTTCGGCGCCGAGCACACGGAAACGGTGGCGAGGTTTTACCGCGACTACATGGACTCTGCTCCGGAGGAATTCGGCGCCTTCCTCGGTTTCCACCAAGGTCCGCCGGTCCCGTTCCTGCCGGAAGAATGGCACGGCAAGCCCGTATGCGTAGTGGTGGGCATGTGGACAGGAGACATGGCTGAGGGGGCGTCACGGTGGCAGCCGTTCCTGGACATCGCGCCCGTAGCAGGATCGCTCGTCACCCCGATGCCGTATCCGGCCCTGAACGTGGCCTTCGATGGGCTTAATCCGAAAGGCTTGCAGGGCTATTGGAAGGCCAACTTCCTGCGGGAGCTCAACGATGGCGCCATCGGGGCGCACGCCGAGTTCGGCGCAACGGTCACCAGCGTCAACACTGCCGTGCACGTCTACCCGATTGACGGCGCCGTGGCCCGCGTAGGAGTGGCGGAGACTGCCTTCGCGAACCGTGGCATGAAGTACTCGCCCGTCATCGCCGCACAATGGATGGACCCGGCCGACAACGAAGCCAACATTGCCTGGGCCCGCGGCTATGCCGAGGCGCTCCGACCGTATTCGGCGGCCGGCGGCTACGTCAACTTCATGGATGCGGAGGACCAGGGCCGCGTGGCTGAGAACTACGGGACCAACTACGAGCGGCTGGTGGCAGTGAAGGGAAAATACGATCCGGGCAACTTGTTCCACGTCAACCAGAACATCAAGCCTGCCTGA
- a CDS encoding DUF1295 domain-containing protein — protein MSPFPWPEFVASLPWTALAVVAVLALTFAVAVRQGRHSVMDVAWGPGFVAVAVVSWFLSAGLGDDTRRLLLLLLTAVWGLRLGVHIGWRASDGHEDPRYKALLDPAPGSRNTYALRRVYLPQGVVMFFVSLTLQVGMFATGAVGWVAILGILLWVTGFVFETMGDWQLARFKKDPSRRGTVLDTGLWRYTRHPNYFGDAAIWTGLFLIAADSWPGILTILSPALMVWTLAGKTGKPLTEKAMSGRPGYREYVEATSGFIPWPPKRR, from the coding sequence GTGAGCCCGTTTCCCTGGCCGGAGTTCGTGGCGTCGCTGCCCTGGACAGCTCTGGCTGTCGTGGCGGTCCTGGCGCTGACGTTTGCTGTGGCCGTCCGGCAGGGCCGGCACTCGGTGATGGACGTTGCGTGGGGCCCCGGCTTCGTCGCGGTGGCCGTGGTGTCCTGGTTCCTGTCAGCCGGGCTGGGCGATGATACCCGCCGGTTACTGTTGCTTCTCCTGACGGCCGTGTGGGGGTTGCGGCTCGGGGTCCATATTGGCTGGCGGGCGAGCGACGGCCACGAAGACCCTCGCTACAAGGCCCTGCTGGACCCCGCACCCGGATCCAGGAACACCTATGCGCTCCGCCGCGTCTACCTGCCGCAGGGCGTGGTGATGTTCTTTGTGTCCCTGACGCTGCAGGTGGGGATGTTCGCCACCGGCGCTGTGGGATGGGTGGCCATACTCGGCATCCTGCTGTGGGTCACTGGGTTTGTGTTCGAGACCATGGGCGACTGGCAGTTGGCCCGGTTCAAAAAGGATCCGTCCCGCCGCGGCACGGTCCTGGATACCGGTTTGTGGCGGTACACCCGGCATCCCAACTATTTCGGCGATGCGGCCATCTGGACGGGGCTGTTCCTCATCGCCGCCGACTCCTGGCCGGGCATCCTGACCATCCTGTCGCCTGCACTGATGGTGTGGACGCTGGCCGGGAAAACCGGGAAGCCCCTGACAGAAAAAGCAATGTCCGGGCGACCCGGCTACCGGGAGTATGTCGAAGCGACGAGCGGATTTATCCCCTGGCCACCCAAACGCAGGTGA
- a CDS encoding helix-turn-helix transcriptional regulator codes for MSNIFRVLLDLLAPGAYIRGMTTTPHTARSTAAVNNEVGAEVRAWMGRLGFRQKHLAEVLDVSQTAISQRLNGKVTFGIDELQIISTWFGITLGDLLGSGVLNAKNPRPHVEAGIPVLSSSCWT; via the coding sequence GTGTCGAATATTTTTCGCGTGTTGCTGGATTTACTGGCTCCGGGCGCATACATTAGAGGCATGACAACGACTCCACATACAGCACGATCGACCGCCGCGGTCAACAACGAGGTCGGTGCTGAAGTCCGCGCGTGGATGGGGCGTCTCGGTTTCCGTCAGAAGCACCTGGCCGAGGTGTTGGATGTCAGTCAGACTGCCATCTCCCAGCGGTTGAACGGCAAGGTCACGTTCGGCATCGATGAACTGCAAATAATCTCAACGTGGTTTGGCATTACACTCGGGGATTTGCTCGGTTCCGGTGTCCTGAATGCGAAAAATCCCCGCCCTCACGTGGAGGCGGGGATTCCGGTGCTGAGCTCCTCCTGCTGGACTTAA
- a CDS encoding FAD-dependent oxidoreductase — protein MNGIALDGLREQLRGQLVTPEDPDYDDARAVFNGMIDKRPAGIVRVAQVADVIASVNFARDNSMPLAIRGGGHSAPGFGTWDDALVIDFVNRTGVRVDPDARTARAEAGATWADFNHATHAFGLATTGGIVGSTGVAGLTLGAASATLPGSMGSPATTWSRPTWSRPTASS, from the coding sequence ATGAACGGAATCGCCCTCGATGGGCTGCGCGAACAGCTGCGAGGACAGCTTGTCACCCCGGAAGATCCGGACTATGACGACGCCCGGGCCGTCTTCAACGGGATGATCGACAAACGCCCGGCCGGCATTGTCCGGGTTGCGCAAGTGGCCGACGTCATCGCAAGCGTCAATTTTGCCCGCGACAACTCCATGCCACTGGCCATCCGGGGCGGCGGGCACAGCGCGCCCGGCTTTGGCACCTGGGACGACGCCTTGGTGATCGACTTCGTCAACCGCACCGGCGTGCGGGTTGACCCTGACGCCCGGACAGCCCGCGCGGAGGCCGGCGCCACGTGGGCCGACTTCAACCACGCCACGCACGCATTCGGGCTGGCCACCACCGGCGGCATCGTGGGTTCCACTGGTGTGGCCGGACTCACCTTGGGGGCGGCATCGGCTACCTTGCCCGGAAGTATGGGCTCTCCTGCGACAACCTGGTCTCGGCCGACGTGGTCACGGCCGACGGCAAGTTCCTGA